One window of the Rhizorhabdus dicambivorans genome contains the following:
- a CDS encoding TonB-dependent receptor: MTLKSSQPARRTMAGLLLASTVLLSPAAAFAQAAPEDEAAGGDIIVTAQKRSESIQRVPISLQALGTETLAQHQVTGLDDYSKLLPSVSFQTYGPSQSDISIRGVSTGGINLPGGSLPTVGVYLDEIPVSTIGAMLDVHAYDLARVEALSGPQGTLYGASSLAGTIRLITNKPKQGVFEGGYDLTLNKFGEGEAGGVAEAFLNVPLSEKTALRVVGFYRRDGGYIDNTPGTRTFTLSDGDPTTNLTVNNAAEVKKNFNTLETYGGRVALGIDLDDNWTMTPTIIAQHQKAKGSFGFDPRVGDLQVHEYAPDRNLDKWYQAALTIEGKIGNFDLLYSGGYLERSIDNDQDYSYYTVYYDTLDTFYTNFPDGNGGFLDPSMRYHNEQRLTKQSHEIRLSSDQSNPFSFTAGLFIQRQSNKNLADYTIPGFGSIPSTFAVFGDDIFVTDTRIIARDYAAFGEAYYKITDDLKLTGGIRVFRARNSLKGFSGFASNAAASGCAVPITLGSCVNVDKTYKESGETHKVSLSWQVDRDRMVYATYSTGFRPGGNNRRPGINPYDADTLDNFELGWKTAWLDRKLRFNGSAYYMRWKKLQYTLAPVGSAGVVNIYNSGDARIYGAEFDVQYRTGGLTLSATGTFTDAKLSTPFCSINAAGNSDCTLGTVAAPKGARLTVQPKFKGTGTVRYDFDLGGRDSFVQGSVLRQGGVKNFLATADDLAVGRTTGFTTFDFSAGTKFGEISVEAFIQNAFDKRGILSRNTFCPATICGTVARSYPVKPQLFGMKVSQRF, translated from the coding sequence ATGACCTTGAAGTCCTCCCAGCCCGCGCGCCGCACCATGGCGGGTCTTCTTCTCGCCTCGACCGTCCTGCTCTCCCCCGCCGCGGCCTTCGCACAGGCAGCACCGGAGGACGAGGCCGCCGGAGGCGATATCATCGTTACCGCACAGAAGCGCAGCGAGAGCATCCAGAGGGTGCCGATCAGCCTGCAGGCTCTCGGCACCGAGACGCTGGCCCAACATCAGGTCACGGGTCTCGACGACTATAGCAAGCTGCTCCCCAGCGTCAGCTTCCAGACCTATGGCCCGTCGCAGTCCGACATCTCGATCCGCGGCGTCTCGACCGGCGGCATCAACCTGCCCGGCGGCTCGCTGCCGACGGTGGGCGTCTATCTCGACGAAATCCCGGTCAGCACGATCGGCGCGATGCTCGACGTCCATGCCTATGACCTCGCCCGCGTCGAGGCGCTGTCCGGGCCGCAGGGCACGCTCTACGGCGCCAGCTCGCTGGCCGGCACGATCCGCCTGATCACCAACAAGCCCAAGCAGGGCGTGTTCGAGGGCGGCTACGACCTGACCCTCAACAAATTCGGCGAGGGCGAGGCCGGCGGCGTTGCCGAAGCCTTCCTCAACGTGCCGCTCAGCGAGAAGACGGCGCTGCGCGTGGTCGGCTTCTACCGGCGCGATGGCGGCTATATCGACAATACGCCGGGCACGCGGACCTTCACCCTGTCCGACGGCGATCCCACCACCAACCTGACCGTCAACAACGCGGCGGAGGTGAAGAAGAACTTCAACACGCTCGAGACCTATGGCGGCCGCGTGGCGCTGGGCATCGATCTCGATGACAACTGGACGATGACGCCGACGATCATCGCCCAGCACCAGAAGGCCAAGGGCTCGTTCGGTTTCGATCCGCGCGTCGGCGACCTCCAGGTCCATGAATATGCGCCGGACCGCAATCTCGACAAATGGTATCAGGCGGCGCTGACCATCGAGGGCAAGATCGGCAATTTCGACCTGCTCTATTCGGGCGGCTATCTGGAACGCTCGATCGATAACGATCAGGATTACAGCTATTACACGGTCTATTACGACACGCTGGACACGTTCTACACCAATTTCCCGGACGGCAATGGCGGCTTCCTCGACCCGTCGATGCGCTATCACAACGAACAGCGGCTGACCAAGCAGAGCCACGAGATCCGGCTCAGCTCCGACCAGAGCAATCCGTTCAGCTTCACCGCCGGCCTGTTCATCCAGCGCCAGAGCAACAAGAACCTCGCCGACTATACGATACCCGGTTTCGGCTCGATCCCCAGCACCTTCGCGGTGTTCGGCGACGACATCTTCGTCACCGATACGCGCATCATCGCGCGCGACTATGCGGCTTTCGGCGAGGCCTATTACAAGATCACCGACGACCTGAAGCTGACCGGCGGCATCCGCGTGTTCCGGGCACGCAACAGTTTGAAGGGCTTTTCGGGCTTCGCCTCCAACGCCGCCGCCAGCGGCTGCGCGGTGCCGATCACCCTGGGCAGCTGCGTCAATGTGGACAAGACCTACAAGGAGAGCGGCGAAACCCACAAGGTCAGCCTCAGCTGGCAGGTCGACCGCGATCGCATGGTCTATGCCACCTATTCGACCGGCTTCCGGCCCGGCGGCAACAACCGCCGGCCCGGCATCAACCCCTATGATGCCGATACGCTCGACAATTTCGAGCTCGGCTGGAAGACGGCCTGGCTCGATCGCAAGCTCCGCTTCAACGGCTCGGCCTATTATATGAGGTGGAAGAAGCTCCAATATACGCTCGCGCCGGTCGGCTCGGCCGGCGTCGTCAACATCTACAATTCGGGCGATGCGCGCATCTATGGCGCCGAGTTCGACGTCCAGTATCGCACCGGCGGGCTGACGCTGAGCGCCACCGGCACCTTCACCGACGCCAAGCTGAGCACGCCTTTCTGCTCGATCAACGCGGCCGGCAATTCGGATTGCACGCTCGGCACCGTCGCCGCGCCCAAGGGCGCCCGGCTGACCGTGCAGCCCAAGTTCAAGGGAACCGGCACCGTCCGCTATGATTTCGACCTGGGCGGCCGGGACAGTTTCGTACAGGGCAGCGTGCTGCGCCAGGGCGGGGTCAAGAACTTCCTCGCCACCGCCGACGATCTCGCGGTCGGGCGCACCACGGGCTTCACGACGTTCGATTTCTCGGCAGGCACGAAGTTCGGCGAGATCAGCGTGGAGGCCTTCATCCAGAATGCCTTCGACAAACGCGGGATACTGAGCCGCAACACCTTCTGCCCGGCGACGATCTGCGGTACGGTGGCGCGGTCCTATCCGGTCAAGCCACAGCTGTTCGGCATGAAGGTCTCGCAGCGTTTCTGA
- a CDS encoding arginine N-succinyltransferase has translation MSLAPAIRIRPVRSDDLDALLVLADRAGTGFTNLPRDRVVLRQRIERSAELLSGGEPGGAIILVIEVGGQVRGCGMIFPRVGVDWPFYSYRISHTTQRSSIDGRMVRFPVLTLTNDLEDCAEVGGLVIDPELRRGGYGRMIARSRYLFIACHRAMFGKRVIADLRGWLDAAGSSPFWEAVGGRFYAMSFAEADHINATTGNQFIADLGPRAPIYVNMLSQEAQKAIGRVHDDGRAAQALLIEEGFRDEGYVDIFDAGQTMIADIDALKAVRHRHSATFIRTDSGDTLHDHLIADGRGSDFCCTVGSVEAAGGQAITDPGSAVRLGLSEGDPISWLAL, from the coding sequence ATGAGCCTCGCCCCCGCGATCAGGATTCGCCCGGTCCGCAGCGACGATCTCGACGCGCTGCTCGTGCTCGCCGACCGCGCCGGCACCGGCTTCACCAACCTGCCGCGCGACCGCGTGGTATTGCGGCAGCGGATCGAGCGCAGCGCCGAGCTGCTTTCCGGGGGTGAACCCGGCGGCGCGATCATCCTGGTGATCGAGGTGGGCGGCCAGGTGCGCGGCTGCGGCATGATCTTTCCCCGGGTCGGGGTCGACTGGCCCTTCTACAGCTACCGGATCAGCCATACGACCCAACGCTCCAGCATCGACGGGCGGATGGTACGCTTCCCGGTGCTCACCCTGACCAACGATCTCGAGGATTGCGCCGAGGTCGGCGGGCTGGTGATCGATCCCGAATTGCGGCGCGGCGGCTATGGCCGGATGATCGCGCGCAGCCGCTATCTGTTCATCGCCTGCCACCGGGCGATGTTCGGCAAGCGGGTGATCGCCGACCTCAGGGGATGGCTCGATGCCGCCGGAAGCTCGCCCTTCTGGGAGGCGGTCGGGGGACGCTTCTATGCGATGAGCTTCGCCGAGGCCGACCATATCAACGCCACCACCGGCAACCAGTTCATCGCCGATCTGGGGCCGCGCGCGCCGATCTACGTCAACATGCTGTCGCAAGAGGCCCAGAAGGCGATCGGCCGGGTCCATGACGACGGCCGCGCCGCGCAGGCGCTGCTGATCGAGGAGGGATTCAGGGACGAAGGCTATGTCGACATCTTCGACGCCGGCCAGACCATGATCGCGGACATCGACGCGCTGAAGGCGGTGCGCCACCGCCACAGCGCGACCTTCATACGCACCGACAGCGGCGATACGCTGCACGATCATCTGATCGCCGATGGCCGGGGCAGCGATTTTTGCTGCACCGTCGGATCGGTGGAGGCGGCGGGCGGCCAGGCGATCACCGACCCCGGCAGTGCCGTGCGACTGGGCCTTTCGGAAGGCGATCCGATCAGCTGGCTGGCGCTATGA
- a CDS encoding hydrolase — protein sequence MIERHRAALDAAAGAPMLAQVRGWSAVNSGSRNLEGLAAMAGMLADAFAILPGDVRLIDAVPGEAIDGGGQAQPLAFGRNLHVRVRADAPVQLVLTGHMDTVYAADHPFQTLTDLEGGALINGPGVADMKGGIALMLAALAGLETSPLAARIGYEVVINSDEEIGSPGSAALIAAAARGKLAALTYEPSALPDGTLAGARPGSGNFSMVVTGRSAHAGRNPEDGRNAIVAAGDLALRLARARRAGLAINPARIDGGGPNNMVPDRAVLRVNLRPALPEDEAAARTLIDELARAVAAEHDVSIHVHGGFGRPPKPIDAHAAKLFALVEDSAARLGRPIGHRASGGVCDGNNIAACGVPVVDTMGARGGAIHSPDEYLIVESLPERAMLSTLVMLRLAEEGL from the coding sequence GTGATCGAGCGGCATCGCGCCGCGCTGGATGCCGCCGCAGGGGCGCCGATGCTGGCGCAGGTGCGGGGGTGGAGCGCGGTCAACAGCGGCTCGCGCAATCTCGAAGGGCTGGCGGCGATGGCGGGGATGCTGGCCGATGCCTTTGCGATCCTGCCCGGCGACGTTCGGCTGATCGACGCGGTGCCGGGCGAGGCGATCGACGGCGGCGGGCAGGCGCAGCCCCTCGCCTTCGGCCGCAACCTGCATGTCCGGGTGCGGGCCGACGCGCCGGTCCAGCTGGTGCTGACCGGGCATATGGATACGGTCTATGCGGCCGATCATCCTTTCCAGACGCTCACCGATCTGGAGGGCGGCGCGCTGATCAACGGCCCCGGCGTCGCCGACATGAAGGGCGGCATCGCGCTGATGCTGGCGGCGCTGGCGGGGCTGGAGACGTCGCCGCTGGCGGCGCGGATCGGTTATGAGGTGGTGATCAATTCCGACGAGGAGATCGGGTCGCCGGGCTCCGCAGCGCTGATCGCAGCAGCCGCGCGCGGCAAGCTCGCGGCGCTGACCTATGAGCCGTCCGCCCTGCCCGACGGCACGCTGGCCGGCGCGCGACCGGGCAGCGGCAATTTCTCGATGGTCGTCACCGGCCGTTCGGCGCATGCCGGACGCAATCCCGAGGACGGCCGCAACGCGATCGTCGCGGCGGGAGACCTGGCGCTGCGCCTTGCCCGCGCCCGCCGAGCCGGCCTGGCGATCAACCCGGCGCGGATCGACGGCGGCGGGCCGAACAACATGGTGCCCGACCGGGCGGTGCTGCGCGTGAACCTGCGCCCCGCCCTGCCCGAGGACGAAGCCGCCGCGCGGACGCTGATCGACGAACTGGCGCGCGCCGTCGCGGCCGAACATGACGTTTCGATCCACGTCCATGGCGGTTTCGGGCGACCGCCCAAGCCGATCGATGCCCACGCCGCGAAACTGTTCGCGCTGGTCGAGGACAGCGCGGCCCGCCTCGGCCGGCCGATCGGTCACAGGGCAAGCGGCGGCGTCTGCGACGGCAACAACATCGCGGCCTGCGGCGTGCCGGTCGTCGACACGATGGGCGCGCGCGGCGGGGCGATCCACTCGCCGGACGAATATCTGATCGTCGAGAGTTTGCCCGAACGCGCGATGCTCTCTACGCTGGTGATGTTGCGACTGGCGGAGGAAGGACTCTGA
- a CDS encoding trimeric intracellular cation channel family protein — protein sequence MPLPDLMMVRSVLPWLDIAGIGVFAISGALAAARRELTIVTFVFFAAVTGTGGGTLRDLLIGAPVFWIHDNRALAICLLAALAVWVTPRRIWSDQAILWFDGIGLAAYAVFGSWKALAYGVPPLGAAMMGVITACMGGVIRDVLAGEPSILLRPELYVTVAALTAGLFVLLMLLGAPLLPAAGLAALAGFALRALAIVRGIHLPGYRG from the coding sequence ATGCCGCTCCCCGATCTCATGATGGTCCGTTCCGTCCTGCCATGGCTCGACATCGCCGGAATCGGGGTGTTCGCGATCAGCGGTGCGCTGGCAGCGGCGCGGCGGGAGTTGACGATCGTCACCTTCGTCTTCTTCGCGGCGGTGACGGGTACGGGCGGGGGCACCCTGCGGGATCTGCTGATCGGAGCACCCGTCTTCTGGATTCACGATAATCGCGCCCTGGCGATATGTCTGCTCGCGGCGCTGGCCGTATGGGTGACGCCAAGGCGGATATGGTCGGACCAGGCGATATTGTGGTTCGACGGGATCGGGCTCGCGGCCTATGCGGTGTTCGGATCATGGAAGGCGCTGGCCTATGGCGTCCCGCCGCTCGGCGCCGCGATGATGGGGGTGATCACCGCCTGCATGGGCGGCGTCATCCGCGACGTGCTGGCCGGGGAGCCGTCGATCCTGCTGCGTCCCGAACTCTACGTCACCGTCGCGGCGCTGACCGCCGGCCTGTTCGTCCTGCTGATGCTGCTCGGCGCGCCGCTGCTGCCGGCGGCGGGGCTGGCCGCGCTCGCCGGCTTCGCCCTGCGGGCGCTGGCCATAGTCCGCGGCATCCATCTGCCCGGCTATCGCGGCTGA
- a CDS encoding tetratricopeptide repeat-containing sulfotransferase family protein, whose translation MPGHPDLLRLLGRIHRALGHEDAAEQTELEAIRASVADPDLQKAAAALVANELHVAEPLLRARLKASPLDVAAIRMMAELAARIGRYRDAEALLRRAVELAPGFTAARANLATVLHRQNRTTEALAELDRLSARDPGNAAHATLRAAVLGRIGDYEEAIALYRDVLAQRADQPKLWMSFGHALKTVGRQDEAIVAYRQGLAIDPTVGEIWWSLANLKTVALAAEDRDAMKRALLTPGLADDDRLHLDFALGKALDDCGEHGEAFAHFASGNAIRRAQIGYDPDETSRQVDTAITHFTPDFLAARAGQGCPAPDPIFILGMPRAGSTLIEQILACHSQVEGTMELPDIPRLLAKAGTLGRLEQLTPEQLAMLGRDYLDATRVQRREHKPFFIDKLPNNWLHAGFIALILPNARIIDARRHPLDCCFSNFRQHFARGQGFSYGLEDMGRYYADYVRLMAHFDAAMPGKVHRVIHERLIDNPEGEVRALLDALGLPFEQACLDFHQSGRAVRTASSEQVRRPINRDGVGQWRPYDAMLGPLRDALGPVLDHYPEVPPLCSFRNTA comes from the coding sequence ATGCCGGGCCATCCCGACCTGCTTCGGCTGCTCGGCCGCATCCACCGCGCGCTGGGGCATGAGGATGCCGCCGAACAGACCGAACTGGAGGCGATCCGCGCCTCGGTCGCCGATCCCGATCTCCAGAAGGCGGCGGCGGCCCTCGTCGCCAATGAACTGCACGTCGCCGAGCCGCTGCTGCGCGCCCGGCTGAAGGCCAGCCCGCTCGACGTCGCGGCGATCCGGATGATGGCCGAGCTGGCCGCGCGGATCGGCCGCTATCGCGATGCCGAGGCGCTGCTGCGCCGCGCGGTCGAACTGGCGCCGGGCTTCACGGCCGCGCGGGCCAACCTCGCCACCGTCCTCCACCGCCAGAACCGCACGACCGAGGCGCTGGCCGAACTCGACCGGCTCAGCGCGCGCGATCCCGGCAATGCGGCACATGCCACGCTACGCGCCGCCGTGCTGGGCCGGATCGGCGACTATGAAGAGGCCATCGCGCTCTATCGCGACGTTCTCGCCCAGCGCGCCGACCAGCCCAAGCTCTGGATGAGTTTCGGCCATGCGCTCAAGACCGTGGGCCGACAGGACGAAGCGATCGTCGCCTATCGCCAGGGGCTCGCGATCGATCCGACGGTCGGCGAGATCTGGTGGAGCCTCGCCAATCTCAAGACGGTCGCCCTTGCCGCCGAGGATCGCGACGCGATGAAGCGGGCGCTGCTGACGCCCGGCCTTGCCGACGACGACCGGCTCCACCTCGACTTCGCGCTGGGCAAGGCCCTCGACGATTGCGGCGAGCATGGCGAGGCCTTCGCCCATTTTGCCAGCGGCAACGCGATCCGCCGCGCCCAGATCGGCTATGATCCGGACGAGACGAGCCGGCAGGTCGACACCGCCATAACGCACTTCACCCCCGATTTCCTCGCCGCGCGCGCCGGCCAGGGCTGCCCGGCCCCCGATCCGATCTTCATCCTCGGCATGCCGCGCGCGGGATCGACGCTGATCGAGCAGATATTGGCGTGCCATTCGCAGGTCGAAGGGACGATGGAGCTGCCCGACATCCCCCGGCTGCTGGCCAAGGCGGGGACGCTGGGCAGGCTCGAACAGCTCACGCCCGAGCAGCTGGCGATGCTGGGCCGGGACTATCTCGATGCGACGCGGGTGCAGCGGCGCGAGCACAAGCCCTTCTTCATCGACAAGCTGCCCAACAACTGGCTGCATGCCGGCTTCATCGCGCTGATCCTGCCCAACGCCCGGATCATCGACGCGCGCCGCCATCCGCTCGACTGCTGCTTCTCCAACTTCCGCCAGCATTTCGCGCGCGGCCAGGGGTTCAGCTACGGGCTGGAGGACATGGGGCGCTATTATGCGGATTATGTGCGGCTGATGGCGCATTTCGACGCGGCGATGCCGGGCAAGGTCCACCGCGTCATCCACGAGCGGCTGATCGATAATCCCGAGGGCGAAGTGCGCGCGCTGCTAGACGCGCTGGGCCTGCCCTTCGAACAGGCCTGTCTCGATTTCCACCAGAGCGGGCGGGCGGTGCGCACCGCAAGCAGCGAACAGGTACGCCGGCCGATCAACCGCGACGGGGTCGGCCAGTGGCGCCCCTATGACGCGATGCTGGGGCCGCTGCGCGATGCCCTCGGCCCCGTGCTCGACCACTATCCGGAGGTTCCGCCGCTGTGTTCATTCCGCAACACAGCATAA
- a CDS encoding N-succinylarginine dihydrolase has product MTTREINFDGLIGPVHNYAGLSPGNIASATNAGAVSQPRAAALQGLAKMKRLMDRGLVQGFLPPPRRPATAALRALGYGGSDREVLAAAASDDPILFNNACSASAMWAANAATVIAAPDSGDGRVHLVTANLATMLHRSFEAPDSFRMLRTIFRDGDHFMVHPALPGTQHFSDEGAANHMRIAPEHGARGLNIFIHGAPRGSRFPERQARRAGEAVARLAGVDGFHMLQSQEAIEAGAFHNDVVAVANENVLLAHAHAFADRDALFAAAGRAVPGFVAVEVDSIGLDDAIGSYLFNSQLVTLPEAGMALVLPSECRDNPRVWTAVEAILAANNPINEAIVVDVRESMRNGGGPACLRLRVPVDEAARAAIDPRFLLDERRWETLCALVERHWPESIDAAQLADPALWDAVGAAHDALDALLARI; this is encoded by the coding sequence ATGACGACCCGCGAGATCAACTTCGACGGGCTGATCGGCCCGGTGCACAATTATGCCGGCCTTTCACCCGGCAACATCGCCAGCGCGACCAATGCGGGTGCGGTCTCGCAGCCCCGCGCGGCGGCGCTGCAGGGCCTGGCCAAGATGAAGCGGCTGATGGACCGGGGCCTTGTGCAGGGTTTCCTGCCACCGCCCCGCCGGCCCGCCACCGCAGCATTGCGCGCGCTGGGCTATGGCGGGAGCGACCGGGAGGTGCTGGCGGCAGCAGCCTCTGACGATCCGATCCTGTTCAACAATGCCTGTTCGGCGTCGGCGATGTGGGCGGCCAATGCCGCGACCGTGATCGCGGCCCCCGACAGCGGCGACGGCCGGGTCCATCTCGTCACGGCCAATCTCGCGACGATGCTGCACCGGAGCTTCGAGGCGCCGGACAGCTTTCGGATGCTGCGCACCATCTTTCGCGACGGGGATCATTTCATGGTCCATCCGGCGCTGCCGGGGACGCAGCATTTCAGCGACGAGGGTGCAGCAAATCATATGCGCATCGCGCCGGAGCATGGCGCGCGAGGGCTGAACATCTTCATCCATGGCGCCCCGCGCGGCAGCCGCTTTCCCGAACGCCAGGCACGCCGGGCGGGCGAGGCGGTGGCGCGGCTCGCGGGGGTGGACGGTTTCCATATGCTGCAATCGCAGGAGGCGATCGAGGCCGGCGCCTTCCACAATGATGTGGTCGCCGTCGCCAACGAGAATGTGCTGCTGGCCCATGCCCACGCGTTCGCCGACCGCGACGCGCTGTTCGCGGCGGCCGGGCGCGCGGTGCCCGGATTCGTCGCGGTGGAGGTGGACAGCATCGGGCTGGACGATGCGATCGGCTCCTATCTGTTCAACTCGCAGCTCGTCACCCTGCCCGAGGCCGGCATGGCGCTGGTGCTGCCTAGCGAGTGCCGCGATAATCCGCGAGTCTGGACAGCGGTGGAGGCGATCCTGGCCGCGAACAACCCGATCAACGAGGCGATCGTGGTCGACGTGCGCGAGAGCATGCGCAACGGTGGCGGCCCGGCCTGCCTGCGGCTGCGCGTGCCGGTGGACGAGGCGGCCCGCGCCGCGATCGATCCGCGCTTCCTGCTCGACGAGCGGCGCTGGGAGACGCTGTGCGCGCTGGTGGAGCGCCATTGGCCCGAGAGCATCGATGCCGCGCAGCTCGCCGATCCGGCGCTGTGGGATGCGGTGGGCGCGGCGCATGACGCGCTCGACGCGCTGCTCGCCCGGATTTGA
- the astD gene encoding succinylglutamate-semialdehyde dehydrogenase, translating into MMRSIDPATGQTIWEGEETAPTAIPAIVERARAALPGWAGRPVEERTAILEAYAEALKARTDDIARDISRETGKPLWETKTEVASMVGKVAVSIAAQAERAGTRRADTAFGRAVLRHKPHGVMAVLGPYNFPGHLPNGHIVPALLAGNCVIFKPSEETPLTGQHMARALHDAGVPSHVFQLVQGGRDQGAALIGADIDGLLFTGSATTGAHFRRLMVDRPHVVLALELGGNNPLIAWGDAETMAAAIVQSAFVTTGQRCSCARRLIVPAGVEGDATIEAVHTLADRLRIGAWDDVEEPYMGPLISARAAQAAIDGVAALKAKGARTLLPFERLDRSDAFVTPGIYDVTGLDMPDAEIFAPVLQVIRVADFDAAIEAANRTSFGLSAGLLADDPALWERFLARSRAGVVNWNRPTTGAAANMPFGGLGQSGNHRPSAYYAADYCAYPVASFEADSVIDLTGELGGRLL; encoded by the coding sequence ATGATGCGCTCGATCGATCCCGCGACCGGACAGACCATCTGGGAGGGCGAGGAGACCGCCCCCACTGCCATCCCCGCGATCGTCGAGCGGGCCCGCGCCGCGCTGCCGGGCTGGGCCGGCCGGCCGGTGGAGGAACGGACCGCCATCCTCGAGGCCTATGCCGAGGCGCTGAAGGCGCGCACCGACGACATCGCCCGCGACATATCCCGAGAGACCGGCAAGCCGCTTTGGGAGACGAAGACCGAGGTCGCCTCGATGGTGGGCAAGGTGGCGGTGTCGATCGCCGCGCAGGCCGAGCGCGCCGGCACCCGCCGGGCGGATACCGCCTTCGGCCGCGCCGTGCTGCGCCACAAGCCGCATGGCGTGATGGCGGTGCTGGGCCCCTATAATTTCCCGGGGCACCTGCCCAACGGCCATATCGTCCCTGCCCTGCTCGCCGGCAACTGCGTGATCTTCAAGCCGTCCGAGGAAACCCCGCTGACCGGCCAGCACATGGCGCGCGCGCTGCACGATGCCGGCGTGCCAAGCCATGTGTTCCAGCTGGTCCAGGGCGGGCGCGACCAGGGCGCGGCGCTGATCGGCGCCGACATAGACGGGCTGCTGTTCACCGGCTCCGCGACCACCGGCGCGCATTTCCGGCGGCTGATGGTCGATCGGCCGCATGTCGTGCTGGCGCTGGAGCTGGGCGGCAACAATCCGCTGATCGCCTGGGGCGATGCGGAGACGATGGCGGCGGCGATCGTTCAGTCCGCCTTCGTCACCACCGGCCAGCGCTGTTCCTGCGCGCGGCGGCTGATCGTGCCGGCGGGCGTCGAGGGCGACGCGACGATCGAGGCGGTCCACACCCTGGCCGACCGGCTGCGCATCGGTGCCTGGGACGACGTGGAGGAGCCCTATATGGGGCCGCTGATCTCGGCCCGCGCCGCGCAGGCGGCGATCGACGGGGTGGCGGCGCTGAAGGCGAAGGGGGCGAGGACGCTGCTGCCCTTCGAACGGCTGGACCGCAGCGACGCCTTCGTCACGCCGGGCATCTATGACGTGACCGGGCTCGACATGCCCGATGCCGAGATATTCGCGCCGGTGCTGCAGGTGATCCGTGTGGCCGACTTCGATGCGGCGATCGAGGCGGCGAACCGGACCAGCTTCGGCCTTTCGGCCGGGCTGCTCGCCGATGACCCCGCGCTGTGGGAGCGCTTCCTCGCCCGATCGCGCGCCGGGGTGGTGAACTGGAACCGGCCGACGACGGGCGCCGCCGCCAACATGCCGTTCGGCGGGCTCGGCCAATCGGGCAACCACCGGCCGAGCGCCTATTATGCCGCCGATTACTGCGCCTATCCGGTCGCCAGCTTCGAGGCCGACAGCGTCATCGACCTGACCGGCGAACTGGGCGGGCGATTGCTGTGA
- a CDS encoding arginine N-succinyltransferase produces MLVVRPAGPSDLGSLMELAVLSGRGFTSLPEDETTLLDRLTLSEASFTGAIAPREAWYTLMLEDMETGRIEGLCGVRAAVGVSRPHFSFRVMTLAQFSSAIGTRFDHQALVLVNECAGWTEVGSLYLRPERRSGGAGSLLARSRYMLIGVDRPRFSETVMAELRGYFSPDGTCPFWEGVASKFFRLPFDEADHMVMSTDGQFILDLAPRHPIYVELIPDAAHQAIGKVHVEGEAARAMLENEGFRGSGLVDIFDGGPTYSVPRDSITTIQRTVALPCAAGDPGDAPELLVSTASVDGFRAVRAKVRFEDGRAMIGAAAIEALRVAPGEMVRVRQ; encoded by the coding sequence ATGCTCGTCGTCCGTCCCGCCGGCCCCTCCGATCTCGGTTCACTGATGGAACTCGCCGTCCTGTCGGGACGCGGCTTCACCAGCCTGCCCGAGGACGAAACCACGCTGCTCGACCGGCTCACCCTGTCCGAAGCCAGCTTCACCGGCGCGATCGCGCCGCGCGAGGCCTGGTACACGCTGATGCTGGAGGACATGGAGACCGGCCGGATCGAGGGGCTGTGCGGGGTGCGCGCGGCGGTGGGCGTTTCCCGGCCGCATTTCTCCTTCCGGGTGATGACCCTGGCCCAGTTCAGCTCCGCGATCGGCACCCGCTTCGATCATCAGGCGCTGGTGCTGGTCAACGAATGCGCCGGCTGGACCGAGGTGGGATCGCTCTACCTGCGCCCCGAGCGGCGGTCGGGCGGCGCCGGCAGCCTGCTCGCCCGATCGCGCTACATGCTGATCGGCGTCGACCGGCCGCGCTTCTCCGAAACGGTGATGGCCGAACTGCGCGGCTATTTCTCGCCCGACGGCACATGCCCCTTCTGGGAAGGCGTCGCTTCCAAATTCTTCCGCCTGCCGTTCGACGAGGCCGACCATATGGTGATGTCGACCGACGGCCAGTTCATCCTGGACCTGGCCCCGCGCCACCCCATCTATGTCGAGCTGATCCCCGATGCCGCGCACCAGGCGATCGGCAAGGTGCATGTCGAGGGCGAGGCGGCGCGGGCGATGCTGGAGAATGAGGGGTTCCGGGGATCGGGGCTGGTCGACATCTTCGATGGCGGGCCGACCTATTCGGTGCCGCGCGACAGCATCACCACGATCCAGCGGACCGTGGCGCTGCCCTGCGCGGCGGGCGATCCGGGCGATGCGCCCGAACTGCTGGTTTCGACGGCCTCGGTGGACGGGTTCCGCGCCGTGCGGGCCAAGGTGCGGTTCGAGGATGGACGGGCGATGATCGGCGCAGCGGCGATCGAGGCGCTGCGGGTGGCGCCGGGGGAGATGGTGAGGGTAAGGCAATGA